The following coding sequences lie in one Kribbella sp. NBC_00709 genomic window:
- a CDS encoding FAD-dependent monooxygenase, translating into MKTVLISGGGIAGPALAFWLRRFGFAPTVVEIAPGPRPGGQTVDLRGVSRVVAERMGVMPAVVERKMHERGLEYVRADGRRSAVMHAELLDGAGPVAEIEILRGDLAAILTDATAEVEYVYGDSVTELHQDTTGVEATFASGTRRRFDLVVGADGVHSRVRRLAFGPEAEFVHHLGGYTSYFTVETPEPLDDWFKVYTAPRGRWVGLRPDHDPRFAKALLSFRSPVISYDRRDVAAQKRLVRDQFAGLGWHAESILKQLDEAEDFYVDSISRVVVPEWSRGRIALVGDAGYCGSPLAGHGTALSLVGAYVLAGELAAADGDHVRAFPAYQARMQAYVDQRMELPPGGIKMAMPMSSFGIRYRDVVLRVMTSRLMAGALTKMTVAKPDAIDLLEYSVERGNPLRVATEQAQ; encoded by the coding sequence ATGAAGACTGTTCTGATTTCCGGTGGTGGGATCGCGGGGCCGGCGTTGGCGTTCTGGTTGCGGCGGTTCGGGTTCGCGCCGACGGTGGTCGAGATCGCGCCGGGGCCGCGGCCGGGCGGGCAGACCGTCGACCTGCGGGGAGTGTCCCGGGTCGTGGCCGAGCGGATGGGCGTGATGCCCGCGGTCGTGGAGCGGAAGATGCACGAGCGCGGGCTCGAGTACGTGCGGGCCGACGGCCGGCGGTCCGCGGTGATGCACGCGGAGCTGCTGGACGGTGCGGGGCCGGTCGCCGAGATCGAGATCCTGCGAGGTGATCTGGCCGCGATCCTGACCGACGCGACGGCCGAAGTGGAGTACGTGTACGGCGACTCGGTCACCGAGCTGCACCAGGACACCACCGGCGTCGAGGCGACGTTCGCGAGCGGGACGCGGCGGCGGTTCGATCTGGTGGTCGGCGCGGACGGGGTGCACTCGCGAGTACGGCGGCTGGCGTTCGGGCCGGAGGCGGAGTTCGTGCACCACCTCGGCGGCTACACGTCGTACTTCACCGTCGAGACCCCGGAGCCGTTGGACGACTGGTTCAAGGTGTACACCGCGCCGCGCGGGCGCTGGGTCGGGCTGCGGCCGGATCACGATCCGCGGTTCGCGAAGGCGTTGCTGAGCTTCCGGTCGCCGGTGATCAGCTACGACCGGCGCGACGTCGCGGCGCAGAAGCGGCTGGTGCGGGACCAGTTCGCCGGACTCGGCTGGCACGCCGAGTCCATCCTCAAGCAGTTGGACGAGGCCGAGGACTTCTACGTGGACAGCATCAGTCGCGTCGTCGTACCGGAGTGGTCTCGTGGCCGGATCGCGCTCGTCGGCGACGCCGGGTACTGCGGTTCGCCGCTCGCCGGTCACGGTACGGCGCTCTCGCTCGTCGGCGCGTATGTCCTCGCGGGAGAGCTGGCCGCTGCCGACGGCGATCACGTCCGCGCGTTCCCGGCGTACCAGGCCCGGATGCAGGCGTACGTCGATCAGCGGATGGAACTGCCGCCGGGCGGGATCAAGATGGCGATGCCGATGTCGTCGTTCGGGATCCGGTACCGCGACGTCGTACTGCGGGTGATGACGTCGCGGCTGATGGCCGGTGCGCTGACCAAGATGACCGTTGCCAAGCCGGATGCGATCGACCTGCTGGAGTACTCAGTCGAGCGGGGAAACCCACTCCGGGTTGCGACCGAGCAGGCCCAGTAG